AGAACCTGCTGGTGTCCTACTCCCAGTCGGCGAACGGTCTGTTCTGATGGGCGCACCGGACCGGGTGCTGATCACCGACGTGGCCGCCGAACTGGTGGCGCGGTTGGTGGCGCGCCACGGTCCGGTGATGTTCCACCAGTCCGGCGGCTGCTGCGACGGGTCGGCGCCGATGTGCTACCCCGACGGCGACTTCATCATCGGTGATCACGACGTGCTGCTGGGCATCCTGGACCTGGAAAACGGGGGAGCCGGCATCGAAGTGTCGGTCTGGATCTCCGGTCCACAGTTCGCCGCCTGGAAGCACACCCAGCTGATCATCGACGCGGTCCCGGGCCGCGGGGCCGGGTTCAGCCTGGAGGCACCTGAGGGCATCCGGTTCCTGACGCGCAGCCGGGCCTTCACCGAGGACGAGAACACGCTGCTGGAAACAATGCCGGTGATTACCGGGTCGTTACCGCGCTGACCGGCGCGATCGCCGTAAAATCTGGTGGTGTGATTCCGCTGCCACGCCCCTGGTTGTTGAGCAGCGCCATGCTGGTCGGGGTAGCGGTCGGCGTCTTGGCCGGGATCGGCTTGAGCCTGGTCATCACCGCTCCGCTGCGCCCCGACGTCGCGATCACGCTGGTGCTCGGTGCGCCCAGCATCGCGGGCCTGGTGCTGGTGTTCGTCTCCTCGCGTCGGTGGGTAACCGCCCTGGGTGCGTTTTTGCTCGCGATGGCGGTCGGGTGGTTCGGCGCACTGGCCGCGATTCAGGTGGTGTCGGGTGCCTGAGACCACCGACACCGGGTCACTGCCCATGACCGAGCCGCATATGGCTCCGATCTTCGACACCGGGCCGCACCCGGTCCCGCTGCCCGGGCCGGCCGAGGCGCTGGACGAACCGAACACCGGTGACGAGCCGATTCCGTGGCCTGAACCGGAGAGCCCCACGCCGGCGTCCGCGTCGTTGCCGGCCAAACCGCCCAAACCGGTGGTCCTCACCGGCCAATACCAATTCCTGAAGTGGTGGCAGCTGGCCCTGGTGCTGTTGGCGGTGTGGATTCCAGCAGCCGGGATCGGACTGGGACTGTTCTCCTGGTGGTACAGCCTGGCCGACAAGACACCGGCCGTCTTCGTGGTGCTGATCTTCGCCGCGGTGTGTGTGGTCGCCGGGCTGATTGTGGCGATGGTGGGGGAGAAACCGCTGGTGTCGGCGGTGGCGATTGCGCTGATATCGGCGGTGTTCGCCGCCGCGGTCGCCGCGGCGCCGCTCTACGGGCACTACTACTGCCAGCATGTGGAGCGCTGCGCCGCCGGGGTTCTGCCGTACTGAGCTGACGGGCAGCTCGTTCGCAATACCTATTTCACCAGGGTGAATTGATTGACGTCGACCTGACGCTGCCGGAACATCTTCGCGCAGCCCGTCAAGTACTTCATGTAGCGGTCGTAGACCTCCTGCGACTGGATTGCGATGGCCCGCTCACGATGCGATTCCAGCGCTTGCGCCCAACAGTCCAAGGTCCTGGCGTAGTGCGGTTGCAACGACTGCACGCGGGTGACGGTGAAGGCGGCCTCGGTAGCGCGCTCCTCGACCATCGAAACCGACGGAAGCCTGCCTCCGGGGAAGATCTCGGTCATGATGAATTTGATGAATCGGGCCAGCTCGAACGTCAGTGGAATGCCTAGTTCTTTGGCGTACTTGGGATTGGGGCCGCAGATGGTGTGCAGCAGCATCACGCCGTCGGCGGGAAGCGCGTCGTAGGCCATCGAGAAGAACGCGGGGTAGCGGTCGTGGCCAAAGTGCTCGAAGGCCCCGATAGAGACAATCCGATCTACCGGCTCGTCGAACTGTTCCCAGCCCTCTAACAGCACCCTCCTGCTGCAGGGGCTTTCCATCGCGTCGAAAGTCTGCTGAACGTGGGCGGCTTGATTCTTTGAGAGAGTCAGGCCGATGACGTTGACGTCGTAGCGTTCGATCGCCCGGCGCATGGTGGCGCCCCAGCCGCACCCGACATCGAGCAGCGTCATTCCGGGCTGTAACCCGAGCTTGCCCAGTGCCAGGTCGATCTTGGCGAGCTGGGCCTCTTCGAGTGTCATGTCATTACGTTCGAAGTAGGCGCAACTATAGGTCTGCGACGGGTCCAGAAACAGCCGGAAGAAGTCGTCGGACAAGTCGTAGTGCGCCTGGATGTCCTCGAAATGGGGGCGCATAGGCCTATTGCGAATCGATTCCTTAACCATCGACCGACTTCCTTTCGGAATACCGCGAACGTGCCGGAGTGCTATTTCTGGCAGGTGAACTGGCAGACGTCGGTGTTGCCATTTCGAAACAGGTCGGCGCAGCCGGTGAGATATTTCATGTAGCGCTCGTAGACCTCTTTGGACTGGATTGCAATCGCCTCGTCCTGGTGGGCTTCCAACGCCGTCGCCCAACTGTCCAAGGTGCGCGCGTAGTGCAGTCGCAGCGGCTGAACCCGGGCGATGCGGAAGCCGGCGGCGGCCGCATGCCGCTGCACTTGTGCCACCTGTGGCAGCCGGCCCCCCGGGAAGATCTCTTCCATGATGAACTTCACGAACCGCAGCAACGGCATCGTCAACTTGAGCCCACGCTCTTGGAACTCTTCGCTGCTGGCCGCCACGATCGTGTGCAGCAGCATCACCCCGTCGGCCGGCATTGCGCCGTAGGCGAACTGGAAGAAGTCGTCGTAGCGGTCGTAACCGAAGTGCTCGAAGGCTCCGATCGACACGATCCTGTCGACCGGCTCGTCGAACTCTTCCCAGCCCTGCAGCAGCACGCGCCTGCTGCGCGGACTGTCCGTCGCGTCGAAAGCTGCCGCTACGTGGACGGCCTGGTTCTTGCTCAAGGTCAGCCCGATCACGTTGACGTCGTAGCGCTGCACGGCTCGGCGCATCGTGGCCCCCCAACCGCAGCCGACGTCAAGCAGCGTCATCCCGGGCTGCAGCCCGAGCTTGTCCAGCGCCAGATCGATTTTCGCGAGCTGGGCCTCCTCCAGACTCATATCGTCGCGTTCGAAATAGGCGCAACTGTAAGTCTGCGTCGGATCCAGAAACAGCTGGTAAAACTCGTCGGACAGGTCGTAATGCGACTGCACATCCTCGAAATGCGGTCTCAGTGAACTCGTCATGAAAGTGTTCCCCCTCAAATTGTTTACGCGGTCGGTCAGACAAGTGACCGCGACTTCCCCCCGCTCGGCGGCGCCGGGCTATCTGTGATGCATGCAGCCCCCGCAGCAGCAGTTCGAATCGGATACCGGGTCAGGCGGGCGCCGTTCCGGCGAAGTCCAGAGCGCACGGCGGCTCTCCCGCAGCCGCCCGCCCACTCCTCGCCGGGGGCGGCCGATGGCTGCGGGGCCCGGCGGCGGGCAGTCGCTTCCCGCTAGGGTGAAGCCGTGACCCACTATGACGTCGTCGTTCTTGGAGCCGGCCCTGGCGGATATGTCGCGGCCATTCGTGCCGCCCAGCTGGGCTTGAACACCGCCATCATTGAGCCGAAGTACTGGGGCGGGGTCTGCCTCAATGTCGGCTGCATTCCGTCCAAAGCGCTGCTGCGCAACGCAGAGCTCGCGCACATCGTCACCAAGGAAGCCCAAACCTTCGGGATAAGTGGCGAAGCCACGTTCGACTACGGGGCGGCATTCGACCGAAGCCGCAAGGTTGCCGAGGGCCGGGTGGCCGGCGTGCACTTCCTGATGAAGAAGAACAAGATCACCGAGATCCACGGCTACGGCACGTTCACGGATCCGAACACACTGTCGGTGGCTCTCAATGACGGTGGCACTGAGACGGTTACGTTCACCAACGCGATCATTGCCACCGGGTCGAGCACCCGGTTGGTGCCGGGCACGTCGCTGTCGGACAACGTCGTCACCTACGAGCAACTGATCCTGAGCCGGGAGCTGCCGAGCTCGATCATCATTGCCGGCGCCGGCGCCATCGGCATGGAGTTCTCCTACGTGCTGGCCAACTACGGCGTGGACGTCACCGTGGTTGAGTTCTTGCCCCGGGCGCTGCCCAACGAGGACGCCGACGTGTCCAAGGAGATCGAAAAGCAGTTCAAGAAGCTGGGCGTCAAGATCCGCACCGGAACCAAGGTCGAGTCCATCGTGGACAGTGGCGCCGGCGGCCAGGTGACGGTCACGGTCAGCAAGGACGGTCAGACCGAGGAAATCAAGGCCGACAAAGTGTTGCAGGCCATCGGATTTGCCCCCAACGTCGACGGCTACGGGCTGGAGGCGGCGGGCGTCGCGCTGACCGAGCGGCGCGCCATCGGTGTCGGCGAATACCTGCAGACCTCGGTGCCGCACATCTATGCCATCGGTGATGTCACCGGCCTGTTGCAGCTGGCGCACGTCGCCGAGGCGCAGGGCGTGGTGGCCGCCGAGACCATTGGCGGGGCCGAAACCATGTCGCTGGGCGATTACCGGATGATGCCGCGGGCCACCTTCTGCCAGCCACAGGTGGCCAGCTTCGGGCTCACCGAGGAGCAGGCCAAGGCCGAGGGCTACGACGTCAAGGTGGTCAAGTTCCCGTTCACTGCCAACGGCAAGGCGCACGGTGTCGGCGACCCGAGCGGGTTCGTGAAACTGATCGCCGACGCCCGTTACGGTGAACTGATCGGCGGTCATCTGATCGGCCACGACGTCTCCGAGTTGCTGCCCGAACTGACCCTGGCGCAGAAGTGGGATCTGACGGCCAACGAATTGGCCCGCAATGTGCACACGCACCCGACCATGTCGGAGGCGCTGCAGGAATGCTTCCACGGGCTGACCGGACACATGATCAACTTCTGATTCCCTGTCAGCCCTTGACGAGCGTGAACTGGGCGACATAGCTGACATTGCGTTGAAAGAAGTCTGCGCAGCCCAGCAGGTACTTCACGTACCGCTCGTAGATCTCTTGAGAGGTCACTGCGATCGCCCGCTCACGGGCCGCTTGCAGCCTGGTCGCCCAGGTGTCCAGAGTGCGTACGTAGTGCGGCGTCAGATCCTGGCGGTCGGCGATGGAAAACCCCGCGGCGCCGGCGAATTCGACGATATCCTCGTCGCACGGTACCGAGCCGCCGGGGAAGATCTCCTTGCCGATGAAGCGCATGAACCGCAGGTCCGTCATCGTGATCGGGATGCCCAATTCCGGCCAGCGCTTGAGCGGGTGGCCCATGATGGTCTGCAGGACCATCCGCCCCTCCTCGGGCATCAGGCGGTGGCACATCTCGAAGAACGCGGCGTAGCGCTCTTTGGGGAAAGCTTCGAAGGCTTCGATGCTGACGATACGGTCGACCGGTTGGTCGAATTCCTCCCATCCGCGCAGCAGAATCTGGCGTGAGCGCTCGCTGTCGACGTCGTCCAGCAGTCGCTGGCCCAGGCTGCACTGGTTTCTGCTCAACGTCAGCCCCAGCACGTTGACGTCATGGGTTTCGATTGCCCGCTGCATGGCAGAACCCCATCCGCACCCGACGTCGAGCAGCGTCATCCCCGGTGCGAGATCCAGCTTGGACAGGGCGAGATCGATTTTGGCGAGCTGGGCCTCTTGTAGCGACATGTCCTCGCGCTCGAAGTAGGCGCAGCTATAGGTCCGGGTCGGGTCTTGGAACAAACCGAAGAAGTCGTTCGAGATGTCGTAGTGAGCCTGCACATCGGCGTAGGCCACCGCCATCTTCGGTGCACCGGTATCGGCCATCTGCCGACCTCCTATCCGCCCCGGTGAACCCGGAAGCCACCGCCAAACCCGGTCATGCGGGCGCCTTCTCACAGGTGAACTGGACGACGTCGGTATACCCGGTATCGAACAGTTCGGCGCAGCCGGTGAGGTACTTGTGGAACCGCTCGTAGATCTCTTCCGACGTGATGGCGACGGCCTCGTCCTTCTTGGCCTCGAGGTTGGCCGCCCAGGTGCTCAAGGTGCGAACGTAGTGCGGCTGCAGGTGCTGCTCGCGGGTCACGGTGTAGCCGGTGTCGGCCGCGTGGTCGGTTATCTGCGCGGCCAAGGGAAGGCGTCCGCCGGGGTAGATCTCGTCCATGATGAACTTGATGAACCGCAGCCGCGACATCGTCAGCGGCAGCTTCTTGGCCTTGATCTCCTCGTCGCTGGGGATGACGATGCTGTGCAGCAGCATCACCCCATCGTCGGGCATCCAGCTGAATGTCTTCTTGAAGTAGTCGTCGTATTTGTTGAAGCCGAAGTGCTCGAACGCACCGATCGACACGATCCTGTCGACCTGCCCGTCGAACTCCTCCCAGGGCTGCAGCCGCACTTCCATGTGGCGCGTGCTGGTCGAGTTCGCGAACACGTTGTCCTCGATGTGCTGCTTCTGGTTCTCCGAGAGGGTCAGACCGATGACGTTGACGTCGTAGCGCTCGGCGGCCCGCCGAATCGTCGAACCCCACCCGCAGCCGATGTCGAGCAACGTCATCCCGGGTTCCAGGCCCAGCTTGCCCAGCGACAGGTCGACCTTGGCCAGCTGCGCTTCTTGCAGCGTCATGTCCTCGCGCTCGAAGTAGGCGCAGCTATAGGTCCGGGTCGGGTCTTGGAACAAACCGAAGAAGTCGTTCGAGATGTCGTAGTGAGCCTGCACATCGGCGTAGGCCACCGCCATCTTCGGTGCACCGGTATCGGCCATCTGCCGACCTCCTATCCGCCCCGGTGAACCCGGAAGCCACCGCCAAACCCGGTCATGCGGGCGCCTTCTCACAGGTGAACTGGACGACGTCGGTATACCCGGTATCGAACAGTTCGGCGCAGCCGGTGAGGTACTTGTGGAACCGCTCGTAGATCTCTTCCGACGTGATGGCGACGGCCTCGTCCTTCTTGGCCTCGAGGTTGGCCGCCCAGGTGCTCAAGGTGCGAACGTAGTGCGGCTGCAGGTGCTGCTCGCGGGTCACGGTGTAGCCGGTGTCGGCCGCGTGGTCGGTTATCTGCGCGGCCAAGGGAAGGCGTCCGCCGGGGTAGATCTCGTCCATGATGAACTTGATGAACCGCAGCCGCGACATCGTCAGCGGCAGCTTCTTGGCCTTGATCTCCTCGTCGCTGGGGATGACGATGCTGTGCAGCAGCATCACCCCATCGTCGGGCATCCAGCTGAATGTCTTCTTGAAGTAGTCGTCGTATTTGTTGAAGCCGAAGTGCTCGAACGCACCGATCGACACGATCCTGTCGACCTGCCCGTCGAACTCCTCCCAGGGCTGCAGCCGCACTTCCATGTGGCGCGTGCTGGTCGAGTTCGCGAACACGTTGTCCTCGATGTGCTGCTTCTGGTTCTCCGAGAGGGTCAGACCGATGACGTTGACGTCGTAGCGCTCGGCGGCCCGCCGAATCGTCGAACCCCACCCGCAGCCGATGTCGAGCAACGTCATCCCGGGTTCCAGGCCCAGCTTGCCCAGCGACAGGTCGACCTTGGCCAGCTGCGCTTCTTGCAGCGTCATGTCCTCGCGCTCGAAATATGCGCAGCTGTAAGTCTGCGACGGGTCCTGCCACAGCTTGAAGAAGTCGTTGGAGATGTCGTAGTGGAACTGGACCTCGTCTTTGTCTGATCCGCGGGTCTGCGCCGCGGAGTTCGACAGCCATTGGGATTTGGCTTTGGGTCCGGCGCTTGGGGAATGTGCCACCGTGGGTCCTCCCGGGAGAGACCTATGTCAGAGAAACGACGTGCTGGTGGCTCAACACTTGGGCCGACACTACGCCCCCCAAGGTAGGAGTGCCCTGTGAGTTTTTGGCCCGAGCGCGCCGGGTAAACGGTGCTGAGGCGGGATATTGCCGGGCGATGCTCGGACGAGCGAAACACCGTCGGCGGCCGGCGAGCCGCCGAATCAACCCCCGAACAGCTCGAAAACCCCGAATCCCACCACCATGCCGGCCACGTTCGCGCAGGCGTTGACCGCGTCGTTGCCCATCCATCGCCAGCCTGTGGACGCCGTTGCCGGCACGCCGCAGTGCAGGCCGTCCTCTACGGTGGCGCCGCACGTGGCGCAATGGAAGCGGGCCTGCACGGTGGCCCCGATCAAGGTGTCGACCAGGGAGCCGACAACGCCGGCCGCTAGGCCCACCGGCACCATCGCGAGACCACCGAACAGGGCTCCGAAGGCGCCGACGGCCAGTGCCCCCAGCACCGTCGCGGCCGAACCCAGTGGGGAGACCGCCCCCGAGGTGCCCTTGGGCACCCGCGTCCAGGTGCGCAGCGACAGCGGCTCTCGGGAGGAGAAGCGGCCGATCTCCGAGGCCCAGGAGTCGGCGATGCCGGCCGCGATCCCGCCGATCGACACGGCGTACCAGAGCGGGTCGCGGGTGAACGCATAGCCGATCACCGGAATCAGCACCGGCAGGCCGGCATTCACCGCCACCTGGCTCATGGCGCGCATGCCCCCAGTCCGGACGGGGCGGCGATAGGCGGTGAGCAGGCTGGTCAGCGAGAAGAACAACGCGGCTGGGATGATCCAGGCCCACCCGCCGAGGCCGACGGCCACTGCCGCGATCAGGCCACCGCTCAGTGCGCCGGGTAGATCCAACCACCGCATCCGCAGCATGAAAGGCACGATGGCGCAGCCGAATACCACTGCGGCCAGCCACCGTAGCGCGTCGTCGGTCGACAGCTCCCGCGCCACGTGCAGTAGCAGCGCAACCCACGGTGTGATCAGCAGGTTGTCCGCCGCGGGTAGCACCAGAAGTTCCACCGCGGCTGTGGTCATCGCAACGAACAGCGAAACCGACACCGCCATAAACATATTCAGTTCAAGGCCGACACGGCAGAACACCCACGACACCGCGAACGCGATGACCACGAAGGCCACCGACCCCTCCAGTGAGCGCACCCCGCCACCGGCTTCGACCCGGTGCCTGCCGTAGCGGTCCCCGATCAGTGCCGCACCGGCGTCGGCCAGCCCCAGCACCACCACACCTGCTGCGATGGCGACCCGATCCGGCCAGAACGCCAGCACCGCGACCAACGCCCCGGCGGCGAAACCCACCAGCCCGTAGTCGCGCGACCGTGTCCCGTCGAAGACGCCGGGCACCGGGATCAGGCCGCGCTCCACGATGATCGTCAAGGCCACCGTCGCTGCCGCCAGTACGCCGGCCACCACCACTCCGTGCGAGAGCTGGAAGGCCGCCAGGGCGGCGAACAACCCGCACAGCGCGTGGGGGATCTTGCGGGTGACCAAGGGGCTGGCCCCCCGTCGTGCCAGTGCGCGCCCGACCACGATCAGGACCGCTGCGATCAGCAGCACCCCGCCCCCGGCGACGGCCAGGTCGTGGCTAACGGTAGCGGTCACGCAGGACTACTCATCGAAGTCCAGCGGAACCCGCAGTGCGCTCAAGGTGGCGGCCAGCGCATCGTATTGGCTGGCCAGCATGACGAATTCGATCAGCCGGGGACGATCCAGATGTTCGGCCAGCTGCGCCCAGGTGGCATCGGAGAGCGTGCGGGTCTGCACCAGTTCGTCGACCCCGGTCAGCAACACGCGCTGCCGGTCGGTGAGCCCGTCCGCGCTGGGCCCTTCGAAGATCCGTGCCTGGGTGGCGTCGTCGAGACCGACCGCCCGGCCCATCCGGCGATGGTGCTGCAGTTCGTATTGACTGTCGCGCAGGTGCCCCACCCGCAGGATCACCAACTCGGTGTCGCGGTTCGGCAGCTTGCCGCCGCGCATCAGCACCCCGCCGAACGGCAGCCAGGACCACATCAGCCGCCGGTGCTGGCCGAGGGTGGTGAACAGGTGCGCCCGGGGTACGCGTTGGCGCAGGGCGACGACTTTGCAGACCAGCCAGTTGGCGACACCGAGGTCGCGTAGGCCGGGGGAATCGGGGATACGAACAGTCACCGCTGTTGCTTTACCAGATACGGAGAGACAGTGCTGCGATGTTCGTTGAGATCCAGGTCACGGCCGAGCGCGGGGAAGGCCCGCTGTGGGCAGTTGTCGTGGTCACATACTCGGCAGCCCACCCCGATCGGGGTGGCTGGGACGTCGTGGCCTGCCGCCAGATCCAGGCCTTCGGAATAGACCAGCCGGTGGGCGTGGCGCAGTTCGCAACCGAGCCCGATCGCGAAGGTCTTGTCCGGCTGGCCCCAGCGGGAGGCCCGGCGTTCGACGGTGCGCGCCACCCACATGTACTTGCGGCCGTCGGGCATCTCGGCGATCTGCACCAGGATCTTTCCCGGGTTGCCGAACGACTCGTAGACGTTCCACAGTGGGCAGGTACCGCCGCTGGAAGAGAAGTGAAAGCCGGTGGCTGACTGCCGTTTTGACATGTTGCCGGCCCGATCGACCCGGACGAAGGAGAACGGCACACCCCGCATCGACGGCCGCTGCAGGGTGGACAGCCGGTGGGCGATGGTCTCGTAGCTGACCCGGTAGAAAGCCGACAACCGTTCGATGTCGTAGCGGAACGTCTCGGCACTGTCGTGGAACTGCCCGTACGGCAACACGATCGCCGCCGCGAAGTAGTTGGCCAGCCCGAGCCGGGCCAGCGTGCGGGAGTCCTTCGAGGTGAACTTCCCCTCTTCCACCATGGCCGAGATCTGATCGTCGAACTCCAGGTAGGCCAGTTCGGCGGCCATCTTGAACACGCGCTGCCCCCAGGACAGGTGGTTGGAGATGTCCAGGGTGCGAGTTTCCGCGTCGTAGCGGTGTAGCACCCTTTCGCCCAGATCAATGCGACGGTTGATGTGCACCCCGTGCACCTCGGTGAGCCGATTGGCCAGCTCGACGGCCAATTCGCCCTGGTGCCTGCGCATCCTGGTGGCCAGATCTTCTGCGGCGGTGTCCAATTCGTGCAGGTAGTTCTGGCGTTGATAGAAGTAGTCCCGGACTTCCTCGTGCGGCATGGTGATCGCGCCGGTGCCGCTGCCGTCGGAGAAGCGCTCCTCGGTGGCCGCGGCGAGTTGGGCTGTGGTGATGCGGTAGCGGCGGTGCAGGTTGACCATCGCGTGGGCCAATTTGGGGTGGGCACTGACCATTTCGGCCACCTCGGCCAGGTCCACGTCGATGTCGAGGTCGCGATCCATGGCGACCTCGCGCAGCTCGGCGACCAGCCGGGTGTCGTCCTGGGAAGCGAAGAAGCTGGCGTCCACACCGAAGACCTCGGCGATTCGCAGCAGTACCGCGACGGTCAGCGGACGAACGTCATGCTCGATCTGGTTGAGGTAGCTCGGTGAGATCTCCAGCATCTGGGCCAGTGCAGCCTGGCTGAACCCGCGTTCGCTGCGCAGCTGGCGCACCCGGGCGCCGACATACGTCTTGGCCACCCCATCGAGCCTACCTGCTGCGAAGGCCGCATTCGCATTGTTGGCATGGCATGATCCGCTCAGGGAGAGACCACGGGAGCACCGATGCACCAGACACAGGAGCCGACCGGCCTGGCCAAGGCTTTGATGCCAGTGCCGGACCCACATCCCGACGTGTTCGATCGGCAGTGGCCGCTGCGGGTCGCCGACATCGACCGCCTGGGCCGCCTGCGGATGGATGCGGCCGCCCGCCACATCCAGGACATCGGCCAGGATCAGTTGCGCGAAGGCGGATATCAGGAGACCCACCCGCTGTGGATCGTCCGGCGCACCATGATGGACCTGATCCGTCCGATCGAGTTCCAGGACATGCTGCGGATACGGCGTTGGTGTTCGGGCACCTCCAACCGCTGGTGTGAGATGCGGGTTCGCATCGATGGCCGCAAGGGCGGGCTGGTCGAATCCGAAGCGTTCTGGATCAACATCAACCGCGAGACGCAGGGACCGGCGCGGATCTCCGAGGACTTCCTGGCCAGGCTCAAGCGCACCACCACCGTCGACCGGCTGCGCTGGAAGGCCTACCTGAAGGCCGGTGGTCGTGAGGACTCGGACGAGATCCACGAATACCCGATTCGGTTCACCGACATCGACCTGTTCGACCACATGAACAACTCGGTGTACTGGAGCGTGGTCGAGGACTACCTGTCGGGTTACCCCGAGCTGCTCGACGCGCCGCTGCGGGTCACGCTGGAACACGATGCGGCGGTCGCACTGGGCGACAAACTAGAGATCGTCTCCCACGTCCACCCGGCTGGATCGACTGATCAGTTCGGGCCTGGACTGGTCGATCGCACTGTTAGAACGCTCACATACCTGGTGGGTGAAGAGGTCAAAGCCCTCGCCGCAATCTTCCCGCTGTAACACGTTCTAGTCAGTACGGGCGTACTGCTAAAACGTGCGCTGACCAGTGTGGATATGTTACCGGCCGGTAGCTTTTGGGCTGATTTCGCGACGGGGTTTCCCTATGGTTCTTCGCAAACTTTGCAATTTGTTCGCGATGCATGGCTGAACTTGGCAATGGAAACGGCTGGACCTGGGGAGATGTCCTGTGCCAAGGTCGCATTAACACACCAGTGAATCGATCGGGGTGTTAGCAAAGCCGGGAAGCAATTCTCGGGTCCGGCGACCCCGGCCGATCGAGAACGCAAAGGAGCGCATCCTATGTCGACCGTTGGCACGCCGAAGAGCCCCGAGCAGATCCAGCACGACTGGGACCACAACCCGCGTTGGAAGGGTGTCACCCGCACCTACTCCGCAGCGGATGTTGTCGCGCTCCAGGGCCACGTCGTCGAAGAGCACACCCTGGCCCGTCGTGGCGCCGAGGTGCTCTGGGAGCAGCTGCACGACCTGGACTACATCAACGCCCTGGGCGCGCTGACCGGCAACATGGCCGTCCAGCAGGTCCGGGCCGGCCTGAAGGCCATCTACCTGTCCGGTTGGCAGGTCGCCGGTGACGCCAACCTGTCCGGCCACACCTACCCCGACCAGAGCCTCTACCCGGCCAACTCGGTGCCGCAGGTGGTGCGCCGGATCAACAACGCACTGCTGCGTGCCGACGAGATCGCCAAGGTCGAGGGCGACACCTCGGTGGACAACTGGCTGGCCCCGATCGTGGCCGACGGCGAGGCCGGCTTCGGTGGCGCGCTCAACGTGTACGAGCTGCAGAAGGCGATGATCGCCGCCGGTGTCGCGGGTTCGCACTGGGAGGACCAGCTGGCTTCGGAGAAGAAGTGCGGCCACCTGGGCGGCAAGGTGCTGATCCCCACCCAGCAGCACATCCGCACCCTGACCTCGGCCCGTCTGGCCGCTGACGTCGCCGACGTGCCGACCGTGGTGATCGCCCGGACCGACGCCGAGGCCGCCACCCTGATCACCTCCGATGTCGACGAGCGCGACCAGCCGTTCATCACCGGTGAGCGGACCGCGGAGGGCTTCTACTACACCAAGAACGGTCTGGAGCCGTGCATCGCGCGGGCCAAGGCCTACGCGCCGTACGCCGACCTGATCTGGATGGAGACCGGTACCCCGGACCTGGAGCTGGCCAAGAAGTTCGCCGAGGGCGTCAAGTCGGAGTTCCCGGACCAGATGCTGGCCTACAACTGCTCGCCGTCGTTCAACTGGAAGCAGCACCTGGACGACGCGACCATCGCGAAGTTCCAGAACGAGCTGGGTGCCATGGGCTTCAAGTTCCAGTTCATCACCCTGGCCGGCTTCCACGCCCTGAACTACTCGATGTTCGATCTGGCCCACGGCTACGCCCGCAAGCAGATGAGCGCCTACGTCGAGCTGCAGGAGCGCGAGTTCGCCGCCGAGGAGCGGGGCTACACCGCCACCAAGCACCAGCGCGAGGTCGGTGCCGGCTACTTCGACCGGATCGCCACCACCGTC
The window above is part of the Mycolicibacter sp. MU0102 genome. Proteins encoded here:
- a CDS encoding cyclopropane mycolic acid synthase family methyltransferase, whose amino-acid sequence is MAHSPSAGPKAKSQWLSNSAAQTRGSDKDEVQFHYDISNDFFKLWQDPSQTYSCAYFEREDMTLQEAQLAKVDLSLGKLGLEPGMTLLDIGCGWGSTIRRAAERYDVNVIGLTLSENQKQHIEDNVFANSTSTRHMEVRLQPWEEFDGQVDRIVSIGAFEHFGFNKYDDYFKKTFSWMPDDGVMLLHSIVIPSDEEIKAKKLPLTMSRLRFIKFIMDEIYPGGRLPLAAQITDHAADTGYTVTREQHLQPHYVRTLSTWAANLEAKKDEAVAITSEEIYERFHKYLTGCAELFDTGYTDVVQFTCEKAPA
- a CDS encoding DUF92 domain-containing protein, which translates into the protein MTATVSHDLAVAGGGVLLIAAVLIVVGRALARRGASPLVTRKIPHALCGLFAALAAFQLSHGVVVAGVLAAATVALTIIVERGLIPVPGVFDGTRSRDYGLVGFAAGALVAVLAFWPDRVAIAAGVVVLGLADAGAALIGDRYGRHRVEAGGGVRSLEGSVAFVVIAFAVSWVFCRVGLELNMFMAVSVSLFVAMTTAAVELLVLPAADNLLITPWVALLLHVARELSTDDALRWLAAVVFGCAIVPFMLRMRWLDLPGALSGGLIAAVAVGLGGWAWIIPAALFFSLTSLLTAYRRPVRTGGMRAMSQVAVNAGLPVLIPVIGYAFTRDPLWYAVSIGGIAAGIADSWASEIGRFSSREPLSLRTWTRVPKGTSGAVSPLGSAATVLGALAVGAFGALFGGLAMVPVGLAAGVVGSLVDTLIGATVQARFHCATCGATVEDGLHCGVPATASTGWRWMGNDAVNACANVAGMVVGFGVFELFGG
- a CDS encoding carboxymuconolactone decarboxylase family protein, encoding MTVRIPDSPGLRDLGVANWLVCKVVALRQRVPRAHLFTTLGQHRRLMWSWLPFGGVLMRGGKLPNRDTELVILRVGHLRDSQYELQHHRRMGRAVGLDDATQARIFEGPSADGLTDRQRVLLTGVDELVQTRTLSDATWAQLAEHLDRPRLIEFVMLASQYDALAATLSALRVPLDFDE
- the ramB gene encoding acetate metabolism transcriptional regulator RamB translates to MAKTYVGARVRQLRSERGFSQAALAQMLEISPSYLNQIEHDVRPLTVAVLLRIAEVFGVDASFFASQDDTRLVAELREVAMDRDLDIDVDLAEVAEMVSAHPKLAHAMVNLHRRYRITTAQLAAATEERFSDGSGTGAITMPHEEVRDYFYQRQNYLHELDTAAEDLATRMRRHQGELAVELANRLTEVHGVHINRRIDLGERVLHRYDAETRTLDISNHLSWGQRVFKMAAELAYLEFDDQISAMVEEGKFTSKDSRTLARLGLANYFAAAIVLPYGQFHDSAETFRYDIERLSAFYRVSYETIAHRLSTLQRPSMRGVPFSFVRVDRAGNMSKRQSATGFHFSSSGGTCPLWNVYESFGNPGKILVQIAEMPDGRKYMWVARTVERRASRWGQPDKTFAIGLGCELRHAHRLVYSEGLDLAAGHDVPATPIGVGCRVCDHDNCPQRAFPALGRDLDLNEHRSTVSPYLVKQQR
- a CDS encoding acyl-[acyl-carrier-protein] thioesterase, with the protein product MHQTQEPTGLAKALMPVPDPHPDVFDRQWPLRVADIDRLGRLRMDAAARHIQDIGQDQLREGGYQETHPLWIVRRTMMDLIRPIEFQDMLRIRRWCSGTSNRWCEMRVRIDGRKGGLVESEAFWININRETQGPARISEDFLARLKRTTTVDRLRWKAYLKAGGREDSDEIHEYPIRFTDIDLFDHMNNSVYWSVVEDYLSGYPELLDAPLRVTLEHDAAVALGDKLEIVSHVHPAGSTDQFGPGLVDRTVRTLTYLVGEEVKALAAIFPL